A single window of Mycosarcoma maydis chromosome 1, whole genome shotgun sequence DNA harbors:
- a CDS encoding ubiquitin-protein ligase RKR1 (related to RKR1 - RING domain E3 ubiquitin ligase) → MAKGAPKGKSSASSATRKKQANKAAKKVAYERDEDGNLLHPELAEALEKQKQHGLQRGQKKDKSNKDGKGGKKSKAEKKKQYVPPPKPPQPLPDPLDSMGLASLLPADLVVLLRKASKKDVITRCRALEGLLTWVEDALGKSTSSAASEPNVDTSSLSLEQKRDALVMMLPSWVHLFPRLALSPTRRLRLLTMQIHILLLEKPQASSNGISSTREELLESPQYIEPILGPWAILCHDTDRSIERLGRLAWTDTCTWNDKQSADPFVERDSTVQLNLTEYCDTLVAHLRTILLSPSPSFTLSMTSAHAVASGDPSLSRNSSGYATPSLQVGGIERDAKNRDESNVEEDTPALDKRLVAGALSVLSSILRQKSDAEFEQSLQDIFSSRLVWASLSPHNLAASSAPRSETATAITSFGFDSPSVRLRAWTLLRTLFEVTPNVLEQHINTIGMVAMSSVWFERDNAVQRSTLDAILPLLKKHPELWLIGEKSNERGKRSKADSSDDDDDNDHDENESENDDENNDSSDTRSDDRDMDAQDPIQESSPKPRSYTSFLQWLQSACGGAPHLGYSSVVVFISTIPPELLAYDNLDSASDLLTNFFSALYSRPLDFDPVGCRAFFTSFTECVTFMALRMSRAGPSNGKGNAAFAKELVRVHFGAVWSELVLPKASLLTSLDIGSVEEDTDEAGRAQRIKNIGSTRIVSDLAVQVRRIAASTSELNVAGPFLAETEVDLVEMTQALCNAQARDAKVLAALERVTSFYAALSPAQSQAADAELRRVAASSIGQAIKLAASGLADIGAQDSTPSDLKRLRTTLLCDFLCVALRATVSASGALDTSVTQVLTKVSALSIPQLMATRCVAPNSAAAFLAAYLPLCPDEQARASIWTETLSSVALLAELRDRVDALSELFLASEAVAKAAFANNAKELQLPQPAPEAGIEDLAIGLVTSLCDSAGAPSELRCRLREVISNILTKPGSFVDTSCVEAMLSIVCSTIEQLRNTLLERPRSDEDSLLRRRVAATTQDLLHVLDCWIKAQASKADVRRTLKAPSFTGVLVAVSELVHLYHDCGDPSASPNDWVSKAYPSEVRALAFSVLQHVFEGSSEQELKEMRKQEMASLQDHLLDIHVPVIRLVNAAGYEASPLPEPLELREMLLKSCRQTTHPALMVFDPLVPHQRTSEKPSATSDSLVDGQGLGIFARVCAAALLILDQDRAEAKKLVHLLPYVILLSIFIEDDLLLPGSSKHALDSSVLPEAHRAWLQSSVTAATALISSLSYSVTENWHNDMVMTLQRSSVIDAEKDGIGHVLTAVWKMSSEAHVPSSYLARVFHRLLNAAFSFGTVTEAGADRWLKLGDAVQDRMPAMASAIFHAAKPIAGSSPIYERLRNGAAAKLAALGSNTAGDSILHSLRTLVALAPPVDSGLALIPQQRAMMLLKDLQKWYTDEENSGDAEEETSTRLAELFVHLLPVVQDVQGSHIDFIFDTLETNLEFCSLAEDDTVAQLYHNLRLLETMCDLASTNANLREYWKNRSVASVDLVRDQFLSLAGVQSISAPKQACVDVIVELIRETSEAPFKLQETAGALSKLLVQSPSHEVQVISYRLLSGAIREHVKELVVESAVDRESLATEEGQRKLKLPEALVANVGDNLGTQLNVLVEEGAARRTAFGYFLSWIAVFDHFEGASLWVKSAFLSEIEKRDLLVESLLPSVFALVGLADESRRGFDPSRFVLEEVFLDQIDAESSLTVLQVLAAHVYLRALIHMPTTVRSWWIDIKDRQHSMQIASFTTRYVSPIIAKRELSHLREPEALSKLQDEALSIKILSTNEVIATYVVDEHPMEIGVKIPADFPLHGVEIRDIQRVGITEAKWRSWLLAVQQLITGQNGLIFDALSLFKRNAEVQFQGLDECAICYSIISPMDRSLPTKPCKTCKNKFHAGCLFKWISTSGASTCPLCRSIL, encoded by the coding sequence ATGGCCAAGGGTGCGCCCAAGGGCAAgtcttcggcttcgtcggCCACACGCAAGAAACAGGCCAACAAGGCCGCCAAGAAAGTCGCTTACGAGCGTGATGAAGACGGCAACCTTTTGCATCCCGAACTCGCCGAAGCTTTggagaagcagaagcagcatgGTTTGCAGCGTGGACAGAAGAAAGACAAATCCAACAAGGATGGCAAAGGCGGAAAGAAGAGCAAAGCCGAGAAAAAGAAGCAGTACGTTCCCCCTCCCAAACCGCCGCAGCCGCTGCCTGACCCTCTCGATTCCATGGGCCTCGCCTCTCTGCTCCCTGCGGATCTTGTCGTACTTTTACGTAAAGCATCCAAGAAGGATGTCATCACGCGATGTCGTGCCCTCGAAGGGCTATTGACTTGGGTCGAAGATGCACTGGGTAAGTCGACATCCTCTGCTGCGAGCGAGCCGAACGTCGATACGTCCAGCCTCAGCTTAGAGCAGAAGAGAGATGCCCTCGTGATGATGCTTCCCAGCTGGGTCCATCTTTTCCCTCGCTTGGCCTTGTCTCCAACGCGTCGACTACGTCTCTTGACCATGCAAATCCacatcttgctgcttgaaAAGCCACAAGCTTCCTCAAATGGAATCTCGTCAACACGTGAAGAGCTGTTGGAATCACCTCAATACATCGAACCCATCTTGGGTCCCTGGGCCATTCTCTGCCACGACACGGATCGCTCTATCGAACGTCTCGGCCGCTTGGCTTGGACTGATACTTGCACTTGGAACGATAAGCAATCAGCCGACCCGTTCGTGGAAAGAGACAGTACCGTCCAACTGAATCTCACCGAATACTGTGACACGCTCGTGGCGCACCTGCGCACCATTCTCCTATCGCCCTCTCCATCCTTTACCTTGTCCATGACATCTGCTCATGCCGTCGCTTCCGGTGATCCTTCCTTGTCTCGAAACTCTTCAGGCTACGCTACCCCATCGCTGCAGGTAGGCGGTATCGAACGAGATGCTAAGAATCGAGACGAGAGCAATGTCGAGGAGGATACACCAGCACTCGACAAACGCCTGGTCGCTGGTGCCCTCTCCGTGCTGTCCTCAATCCTGCGCCAAAAATCAGACGCCGAGTTCGAACAAAGTCTGCAAGATATCTTCTCATCGAGACTTGTGTGGGCTTCTCTGTCGCCTCACAACCTCGCCGCGTCCTCTGCACCCCGATCTGAGACAGCCACAGCCATCACCTCGTTCGGATTCGATTCTCCTTCCGTACGATTGCGCGCCTGGACATTGCTGCGCACTCTCTTCGAAGTAACACCCAACGTTCTTGAACAGCACATTAACACAATTGGTATGGTGGCTATGTCTTCGGTATGGTTCGAGCGTGACAATGCCGTTCAAAGGTCCACACTCGACGCTATCCTGCCTCTTCTTAAGAAACATCCCGAACTCTGGCTCATTGGTGAAAAAAGCAACGAGAGAGGCAAGCGAAGTAAAGCtgacagcagcgatgacgacgatgacaaCGATCATGACGAAAATGAAAGTGAAAATGACGACGAAAACAACGATAGCTCCGACACCAGGTCTGACGACCGTGACATGGATGCTCAAGACCCCATCCAGGAATCGAGTCCCAAGCCGCGATCGTACACCTCCTTCTTGCAGTGGCTGCAGTCGGCATGTGGCGGTGCTCCTCACTTGGGCTATTCATCCGTCGTGGTCTTCATCTCCACGATCCCACCCGAACTTCTCGCTTACGATAACTTGGATTCTGCCTCTGATCTTCTCACCAACTTCTTCTCGGCTTTGTACAGCCGTccgctcgactttgacccCGTCGGCTGTCGTGCTTTCTTCACATCCTTTACCGAATGCGTCACCTTCATGGCTTTGCGCATGAGCCGTGCTGGTCCCAGCAATGGGAAAGGCAATGCAGCATTCGCAAAGGAGCTTGTACGTGTCCACTTTGGCGCTGTCTGGTCAGAATTGGTACTTCCCAAGGCTAGCTTGCTAACCTCACTCGACATTGGCTCCGTCGAGGAAGACACCGACGAAGCAGGAAGAGCACAGAGGATCAAGAATATTGGGTCCACACGCATCGTATCAGATCTCGCCGTCCAAGTTCGACGTATTGCAGCGTCCACATCCGAGCTCAACGTTGCTGGCCCTTTCCttgccgagaccgaggtGGATCTTGTCGAAATGACTCAGGCTCTCTGCAATGCGCAAGCAAGGGACGCTAAGGTACTGGCCGCACTTGAACGGGTGACCTCCTTCTACGCTGCGTTGTCCCCGGCCCAAAGTCAAGCTGCGGATGCAGAGCTTCGGCGCGTCGCAGCATCCAGTATTGGACAGGCGATCAAGCTCGCAGCGTCGGGTCTCGCTGACATTGGAGCTCAGGACAGCACGCCCTCGGACCTCAAGCGACTACGCACTACCCTGCTTTGCGATTTCCTGTGCGTTGCGCTGAGAGCTACAGTCAGCGCATCAGGCGCCCTCGATACTTCCGTCACTCAGGTATTGACCAAGGTTTCAGCTTTGTCTATACCACAACTCATGGCGACTAGATGCGTAGCTCCGAATTCCGCGGCTGCTTTTCTAGCCGCGTATTTGCCTCTGTGCCCGGAcgaacaagctcgcgcATCGATTTGGACCGAGACACTGTCGTCCGTCGCACTGCTCGCTGAGCTgcgagatcgagttgaTGCTCTTTCGGAGCTGTTCCTTGCTTCAGAAGCTGTTGCAAAAGCAGCTTTTGCTAACAACGCCAAAGAACTCCAGCTGCCACAACCAGCACCGGAGGCTGGTATCGAGGATCTAGCCATCGGGCTCGTCACGAGCCTGTGCGACAGCGCGGGAGCGCCCAGCGAGCTTCGCTGCCGCCTTCGCGAGGTGATCTCTAACATCCTGACCAAACCGGGGTCATTTGTTGACACGTCATGCGTCGAAGCAATGTTGTCGATCGTCTGTTCTACAATCGAACAGCTGAGGAATACTTTACTGGAACGCCCACGCTCAGACGAAGATAGTCTACTTCGCCGGCGCGTGGCAGCTACTACACAGGACTTGCTGCATGTGCTTGATTGCTGGATCAAAGCTCAAGCGTCGAAAGCCGATGTTCGACGAACCCTTAAAGCCCCGTCCTTCACAGGTGTGCTGGTTGCTGTCTCAGAGCTGGTTCATCTCTACCATGACTGTGGCGATCCAAGCGCATCGCCAAACGACTGGGTCAGCAAGGCATATCCCTCCGAAGTACGCGCTTTGGCCTTTTCCGTGCTACAACATGTTTTTGAGGGATCCTCCGAGCAGGAGTTAAAGGAGATGCGGAAGCAGGAGATGGCAAGCCTTCAAGACCATTTGCTGGACATTCACGTACCTGTCATTCGTCTGGTGAATGCCGCTGGATACGAAGCCTCGCCGCTTCCAGAACCGTTGGAGCTCCGCGAGATGTTACTGAAGTCTTGTCGTCAGACAACCCATCCAGCACTGATGGTTTTTGACCCACTAGTTCCACACCAGCGTACCTCGGAGAAGCCCTCTGCAACCTCAGACTCGCTAGTTGATGGCCAGGGTCTCGGCATTTTCGCTCGTgtctgtgctgctgctcttctgATCCTCGACCAGGATCGCGcagaggccaagaagctcgtACATCTACTGCCCTACGTCATTCTGCTTTCCATTTTCATCGAAGATGATTTGCTGCTTCCAGGCTCATCCAAGCATGCGCTCGACTCGTCAGTGCTTCCCGAAGCGCACCGTGCATGGCTGCAATCCTCAGTGACTGCTGCCACGGCTCTGATCTCGTCACTCAGCTACTCAGTCACCGAGAACTGGCACAACGACATGGTTATGACTCTGCAGCGCTCGAGCGTCATCGATGCCGAAAAGGACGGCATCGGTCACGTACTTACTGCGGTATGGAAGATGTCGTCAGAAGCTCATGTGCCAAGCAGCTACCTGGCTCGCGTTTTCCATCGTCTGCTCAACGCTGCTTTCAGCTTCGGTACTGTCACGGAAGCTGGTGCTGATCGCtggctcaagctcggcgatgCAGTACAAGACCGCATGCCAGCCATGGCTTCCGCCATCTTCCatgcagccaagccaaTCGCTGGCTCGTCTCCTATCTACGAGCGCCTGCGTaatggtgctgctgctaagCTCGCAGCACTCGGATCAAATACAGCCGGAGACAGCATCTTGCATTCACTACGCACACTTGTGGCACTCGCGCCGCCGGTCGACTCTGGTCTCGCTCTTATTCCACAGCAGCGggcgatgatgctgcttAAAGATCTGCAAAAGTGGTATACCGATGAAGAAAACAGCGGGGACGCTGAGGAAGAGACATCAACTCGTCTGGCCGAGCTGTTTGTTCATCTGCTTCCTGTGGTTCAAGATGTGCAAGGCAGTCATATTGACTTTATCTTCGATACACTCGAGACAAATTTGGAATTCTGCTCACTCGCCGAGGACGATACGGTAGCACAGCTGTACCACAATCTGCGActgctcgagacgatgTGCGACTTGGCTTCGACTAACGCGAATCTGCGAGAATACTGGAAGAATCGAAGCGTCGCCTCGGTGGATTTGGTTCGCGATCAGTTCCTTTCGCTGGCTGGCGTGcagtcgatctcggcaccCAAGCAGGCATGTGTCGATGTGATCGTTGAGCTGATCCGCGAGACGTCAGAGGCGCCCTTTAAGTTGCAAGAAACAGCGGGTGCTCTGAGCAAGCTTCTGGTGCAGAGTCCAAGCCACGAGGTCCAGGTGATCAGCTACCGTTTGCTGAGTGGCGCAATCCGGGAGCATGTAAAGGAACTTGTGGTCGAGTCGGCAGTAGACCGAGAGTCGCTCGCCACAGAGGAAGGACAGAGAAAGCTCAAGCTTCCGGAGGCGCTGGTTGCCAACGTTGGCGACAATCTTGGCACTCAGCTGAACGTGCTCGTGGAGGAaggagctgctcgtcgcaCTGCGTTTGGCTACTTTCTCAGCTGGATCGCGGTGTTTGACCACTTTGAGGGCGCGTCGTTGTGGGTGAAATCTGCGTTTTTGAGCGAGATCGAAAAGCGGGATTTGTTGGTCGAGTCGCTGTTGCCTAGCGTGTTTGCACTGGTGGGATTGGCGGATGAGAGTCGACGAGGGTTTGATCCAAGTCGGTTTGTTCTGGAAGAGGTGTTCCTGGACCAGATTGACGCCGAATCGTCACTGACCGTGTTGCAAGTGTTGGCAGCACACGTGTACTTGCGAGCGCTCATTCACATGCCTACGACGGTTCGCAGCTGGTGGATTGACATCAAGGACCGACAGCATTCTATGCAGATTGCCAGCTTCACCACGCGGTACGTGTCGCCGATCATTGCCAAGCGCGAATTGTCGCACCTGCGCGAGCCGGAAGCGCTGTCGAAATTGCAAGACGAGGCGCTGTCGATCAAGATTCTATCGACCAACGAAGTGATCGCCACATACGTGGTCGATGAACACCCTATGGAAATAGGCGTCAAGATCCCCGCCGACTTTCCGTTGCACGGCGTCGAAATTCGCGACATCCAACGCGTCGGTATTACTGAAGCCAAATGGCGATCCTGGCTCCTAGCCGTACAGCAGCTCATCACAGGTCAGAACGGCCTTATCTTTGACGCGCTCAGCCTGTTCAAACGCAATGCCGAGGTCCAGTTCCAGGGCTTGGACGAGTGTGCTATTTGCTACTCTATCATCTCACCGATGGACAGGAGCTTGCCTACAAAGCCGTGCAAAACCTGCAAGAACAAGTTCCATGCAGGCTGTCTGTTCAAGTGGATCTCCACGAGCGGGGCCAGCACGTGCCCGCTGTGCCGATCCATCCTGTAG